A genome region from Natronosalvus rutilus includes the following:
- a CDS encoding DNA mismatch repair protein, with protein sequence MRLEAYWGVGPKTREALTETLGTERAIRAIEGGDVRALTDAGLSRGRATRILRRATGGEGMDTLATSDARAAYKELLDLAVDHAVTDRAADRIRVLTPLTSVDAMEARLDDVLAARGAWESLADDDRETVLEAYARYDDRDGSERAAVEAALALCDSGVETGPFETIADLETDALEAAAAALGALEGENGRVREGADEELDRLRSALGAVEDMDANALQVIEDLRSDGVGDVTAFRDAFEDRLLSETQVTIDQVREAMPTEATDATDFVGGTLRSLRSDLTSAVDEREATVRSDLEATLEDAREAIDRAVGAVDDIAFHLSLARFALAYDCTRPTFRTGDEAAVSVVRATNIALAARGESVQPVTYALGEHGVTGDALEAEGLEAEGDTDAATRIELEARSNPVTEEELPADERVAVLTGANSGGKTTLLETLCQVVLLATMGLPVPADCAEVTPVDALVFHRRHASFNAGVLESTLRSIVPPLSSGGRTLMLVDEFEAITEPGSAADLLHGLVRLTVERDALGVFVTHLADDLEPLPPEARVDGIFAEGLNPDLELLVDYQPRFGTVGRSTPEFIVSRLVANAEDRSERAGFETLGEAVGNDVVQRTLADARWSG encoded by the coding sequence ATGCGACTCGAGGCGTACTGGGGCGTCGGGCCGAAGACCCGCGAAGCCCTCACCGAAACGCTGGGGACCGAGCGGGCGATCAGGGCGATCGAGGGCGGCGACGTACGGGCGCTGACCGACGCCGGTCTCTCCAGGGGACGAGCGACGCGAATCCTCCGGCGAGCGACCGGCGGGGAGGGCATGGACACCCTCGCGACGAGCGACGCCCGGGCGGCGTACAAGGAACTCCTCGACCTGGCAGTCGACCACGCCGTGACCGACCGGGCGGCCGACCGCATCCGTGTGCTCACCCCGCTGACGAGCGTCGACGCGATGGAGGCCCGACTCGACGACGTGCTCGCGGCCCGGGGCGCCTGGGAATCGCTCGCGGACGACGACCGCGAGACCGTCCTCGAAGCCTACGCCCGCTACGACGACCGTGACGGGAGCGAGCGGGCCGCCGTCGAGGCCGCGCTCGCGCTGTGTGACTCCGGGGTCGAGACCGGCCCCTTCGAGACCATCGCCGACCTCGAGACGGACGCGCTCGAGGCGGCGGCCGCGGCACTGGGCGCGCTCGAAGGCGAGAACGGCCGCGTTCGGGAGGGGGCGGACGAGGAACTCGATCGACTTCGCTCGGCGCTCGGCGCCGTCGAAGACATGGACGCCAACGCCCTGCAGGTGATCGAGGACCTTCGTTCGGACGGCGTCGGCGACGTGACCGCCTTCCGGGACGCCTTCGAGGACCGATTGCTCTCCGAGACGCAGGTCACGATCGACCAGGTCCGCGAGGCCATGCCGACCGAGGCGACGGACGCGACGGACTTCGTCGGCGGCACCCTCCGGAGCCTGCGGTCGGATCTCACGAGCGCCGTCGACGAACGCGAGGCGACCGTTCGAAGCGACCTGGAAGCCACGCTCGAGGACGCCCGCGAGGCGATCGACCGGGCGGTCGGGGCCGTCGACGACATCGCCTTCCACCTCTCGCTGGCCCGGTTCGCGCTGGCGTACGACTGCACCCGGCCGACGTTCCGGACGGGCGACGAGGCCGCGGTTTCCGTCGTTCGGGCGACGAACATCGCGCTGGCCGCTCGAGGCGAGTCGGTACAGCCGGTGACGTACGCGCTGGGCGAGCACGGCGTGACGGGCGACGCGCTCGAGGCCGAGGGACTCGAGGCCGAGGGCGATACCGACGCCGCGACCCGGATCGAACTCGAGGCCAGGAGCAACCCCGTCACGGAGGAGGAACTGCCAGCCGACGAACGCGTCGCCGTCCTCACCGGCGCCAACAGCGGCGGGAAGACGACCCTCCTCGAGACGCTGTGCCAGGTCGTCCTGCTGGCGACGATGGGGCTGCCCGTCCCGGCCGACTGCGCCGAGGTGACGCCCGTCGACGCGCTCGTCTTCCATCGCCGGCACGCCAGTTTCAACGCCGGCGTCCTCGAGTCGACGCTGCGATCGATCGTCCCGCCGCTCTCGAGCGGCGGCCGAACGCTCATGCTCGTCGACGAGTTCGAGGCGATCACCGAACCCGGCAGCGCCGCCGACTTGCTCCACGGGCTCGTCCGGCTGACCGTCGAGCGCGACGCCCTGGGCGTCTTCGTCACGCACCTCGCGGACGACCTCGAGCCCCTGCCACCCGAGGCCAGGGTCGACGGCATCTTCGCCGAGGGGCTGAACCCGGACCTCGAGTTGCTGGTCGACTACCAGCCTCGGTTCGGGACGGTGGGCCGGTCGACGCCGGAGTTTATCGTCTCGCGGCTGGTGGCCAACGCCGAGGACCGGAGCGAGCGGGCCGGATTCGAGACGCTGGGCGAGGCGGTCGGCAACGACGTGGTCCAGCGGACGCTCGCGGATGCGCGCTGGAGCGGGTAG
- the fer gene encoding ferredoxin Fer yields the protein MESPFDVLRIEPGADDAEIERAFRQRVKEAHPDHGGSTVEFRKVHAAREQLLVGDTGPLERSDFAVDSGPETNGAAKSDDDTSNTAEVTYLNYDALTDHGWALEDDALLEKAAEADLASSDYGRVQVDSGETLLEAAEDEGFDWPYACRGGACANCAVAMLEGDLSTPVDHILPEEMVDRGIRLSCVGRPLTDDATVVFNVKHLPELDELRLPPRPFE from the coding sequence GTGGAGTCCCCGTTCGACGTCCTGCGAATCGAACCCGGCGCGGACGACGCGGAAATCGAACGCGCGTTCCGCCAGCGGGTGAAGGAAGCCCACCCGGACCACGGCGGGTCGACCGTCGAGTTTAGGAAAGTCCACGCGGCCCGCGAGCAACTGCTCGTGGGTGACACCGGGCCGCTCGAGCGAAGCGATTTCGCCGTGGACTCCGGACCCGAGACGAACGGCGCGGCGAAATCCGACGACGACACCTCGAACACCGCCGAAGTCACCTACCTCAACTACGACGCCCTCACCGACCACGGCTGGGCCCTCGAGGACGACGCCCTCCTGGAGAAGGCGGCCGAGGCCGACCTCGCCTCGAGCGACTACGGACGCGTCCAGGTCGACTCCGGCGAAACGCTGCTCGAAGCCGCCGAGGACGAGGGGTTCGACTGGCCCTACGCCTGTCGGGGCGGCGCCTGTGCGAACTGCGCCGTGGCGATGCTCGAGGGCGACCTGTCGACGCCGGTCGATCACATCCTGCCCGAGGAGATGGTCGACCGCGGTATCCGCCTCTCCTGTGTCGGCCGGCCGCTCACCGACGACGCGACCGTCGTCTTCAACGTCAAGCATCTCCCCGAACTCGACGAACTCAGGTTGCCGCCGCGCCCCTTCGAGTGA
- a CDS encoding winged helix-turn-helix domain-containing protein, translating to MTRGGWTEQRNSESDALLSALGSKYSAEILCAAGTPKSAQALSEDIEVPIATCYRRIEELVDAGLLECEGRKLSNEGRRTNIYRRTLDEIEVDFSSERPQFSQKRRTEAKNRLQDRLR from the coding sequence ATGACACGTGGTGGTTGGACGGAACAACGGAATAGCGAATCAGATGCGCTTCTGTCGGCCCTCGGCAGCAAGTACAGTGCGGAAATTCTCTGTGCAGCGGGCACCCCCAAATCCGCACAGGCCCTGAGCGAGGACATCGAAGTCCCGATCGCGACCTGTTATCGCCGAATTGAGGAACTCGTCGACGCCGGTCTGCTCGAGTGCGAGGGACGAAAGCTCTCGAACGAGGGGCGCCGGACGAACATCTATCGACGAACGCTCGACGAGATCGAGGTCGATTTCTCCTCCGAGCGCCCACAGTTCTCTCAGAAGCGCCGGACGGAAGCGAAGAATCGGCTCCAGGACCGGCTGCGGTGA
- a CDS encoding response regulator — MRLIEEAFRDGHINNHLHTVTDGQAALDFIHRRGEYEDAPRPDLILLDLHLPRVDGEDVLHEIKYHEELEDVPVVILSGMDEGLVKSRDLDHDADEDAVLEKPVDLGEFVDVIREFDDFRLSVVRTDEN; from the coding sequence GTGCGCCTCATCGAGGAAGCCTTCCGCGACGGCCACATCAACAACCACCTCCACACCGTCACCGACGGTCAGGCAGCGCTGGACTTCATCCACCGCCGCGGCGAGTACGAAGATGCACCTCGTCCGGACCTCATCTTGCTGGACCTCCATCTGCCGCGAGTGGACGGCGAAGACGTCCTTCACGAGATCAAATACCACGAAGAGCTGGAAGACGTCCCGGTCGTTATTCTGTCGGGAATGGACGAAGGCCTCGTCAAGTCGCGCGATCTCGACCACGATGCGGACGAGGATGCGGTCCTCGAGAAGCCGGTCGATCTGGGCGAGTTCGTCGACGTGATTCGCGAGTTCGACGACTTTCGCCTGTCCGTCGTTCGTACCGACGAGAACTGA
- a CDS encoding competence/damage-inducible protein A — protein sequence MNVAVVTVGDELLAGRTENTNATWLCTRFDERGIDVERVTTLPDRVGDIARVVNEYRAEYDAVVVTGGLGPTHDDLTMEGVAAAFGRSLERNDEALAWLESEGGYAREDLTAGTADLPRGARPLHNVEGVAPGCVVGSVYVLPGVPAEMEAMFAAIVDEFDGEPRHREVVVADEPESALVGRLEAVQEEFDVVVGSYPGESVRITVQSPDPAVVEAATAWLRERVEEVEEVEE from the coding sequence ATGAACGTCGCGGTCGTCACAGTCGGAGACGAACTGCTCGCCGGACGGACGGAGAACACGAACGCCACCTGGCTCTGTACCCGATTCGACGAACGAGGGATCGACGTCGAGCGCGTGACGACGCTTCCGGACCGCGTCGGTGACATCGCCCGCGTCGTCAACGAGTACCGGGCCGAGTACGACGCGGTCGTCGTCACCGGCGGCCTCGGGCCCACCCACGACGACCTCACGATGGAGGGCGTCGCCGCTGCCTTCGGCCGGTCGCTCGAGCGCAACGACGAGGCGCTCGCCTGGCTCGAGTCCGAGGGCGGGTACGCGCGCGAGGACCTGACCGCGGGGACGGCCGACCTGCCGCGCGGTGCTCGTCCCCTCCACAACGTCGAGGGGGTCGCGCCCGGGTGCGTCGTCGGGTCAGTGTACGTTCTCCCGGGCGTGCCCGCGGAGATGGAGGCGATGTTCGCGGCCATCGTCGACGAGTTCGACGGAGAGCCTCGGCACCGCGAGGTTGTCGTCGCCGACGAACCGGAGAGTGCGCTCGTCGGGCGACTCGAGGCGGTCCAGGAGGAGTTCGACGTGGTCGTCGGCAGTTACCCCGGCGAGTCCGTTCGGATCACCGTCCAGAGCCCCGACCCGGCAGTCGTCGAGGCGGCGACGGCGTGGCTCCGCGAGCGCGTCGAGGAGGTCGAGGAAGTCGAGGAGTGA
- a CDS encoding endonuclease III domain-containing protein: MGDEADPEPAVNISGGADGGGTAATFDPATADTRAELVVDRLGERYWQKTYGGQDAFECLVRTILSQNTSDVASQPAHDALIERYDGPETDLAAALADAERSRLAETIQPAGLYNQKSEVIQVAADWVLERWGSAAAFDAFVRESDPAEVRQTLLEVSGVGPKTADCVLLFAGGRNGVFPVDTHVHRIYRRLGIAPADADHEGVREVLERDVPAEKCGFGHTASIQFGREFCMARKPACLEDPEACPMADVCDQVGVYPETGEVVDPADAPEAADEGP; encoded by the coding sequence ATGGGAGACGAGGCCGACCCCGAACCCGCGGTGAACATCAGCGGCGGCGCCGACGGCGGCGGTACGGCGGCCACCTTCGACCCCGCGACCGCGGACACGCGGGCCGAACTCGTCGTCGACCGCCTGGGCGAACGCTACTGGCAGAAGACCTACGGCGGACAGGACGCCTTCGAGTGTCTCGTCCGGACGATCCTGAGCCAGAACACGAGCGACGTGGCGAGCCAACCCGCTCACGACGCCCTGATCGAGCGCTACGACGGCCCGGAGACCGACCTGGCCGCCGCGCTCGCCGACGCCGAGCGCTCGAGACTCGCGGAGACCATCCAGCCGGCCGGGCTGTACAATCAAAAGTCCGAGGTCATCCAGGTCGCCGCCGACTGGGTCCTCGAGCGCTGGGGCTCGGCCGCCGCCTTCGACGCGTTCGTTCGCGAGAGCGACCCCGCCGAGGTCAGGCAGACGCTGCTCGAGGTCTCGGGCGTCGGACCGAAGACGGCCGACTGCGTACTCCTGTTCGCGGGCGGCCGGAACGGCGTCTTCCCCGTCGACACGCACGTCCACCGCATCTACCGCCGGCTCGGCATCGCCCCCGCCGACGCCGACCACGAGGGGGTTCGCGAGGTGCTCGAGCGGGACGTGCCGGCGGAAAAGTGCGGCTTCGGCCACACCGCCAGCATCCAGTTCGGCCGGGAGTTCTGTATGGCGCGCAAGCCGGCGTGTCTCGAGGACCCCGAAGCGTGCCCGATGGCCGACGTCTGCGACCAGGTCGGCGTCTACCCCGAGACGGGCGAGGTCGTCGATCCGGCGGACGCTCCGGAGGCAGCGGACGAGGGGCCCTGA
- a CDS encoding EamA family transporter has product MSQHAIALAVLAMCAWGLWTVLANEATRTIDPKLAMILSYAASVLIALGYVAVQNEPLALERTGVTYALAAGVFAGVGAVAFYAGLSAGRVGVVATVSALYFVVAAIIGVVVLGESLTIQNAAGIGFAVLAVVLLAN; this is encoded by the coding sequence ATGAGCCAGCACGCGATCGCCCTCGCCGTCCTCGCCATGTGCGCCTGGGGGCTCTGGACGGTCCTCGCGAACGAAGCGACCCGGACGATCGACCCGAAACTCGCGATGATCCTCTCCTACGCCGCGAGCGTCCTCATCGCACTCGGCTACGTCGCCGTGCAGAACGAACCGCTGGCGCTCGAGCGAACGGGCGTCACCTATGCGCTCGCGGCCGGGGTCTTCGCCGGAGTCGGCGCCGTCGCGTTCTACGCGGGCCTGAGCGCCGGGCGGGTCGGCGTCGTCGCCACCGTCTCGGCGCTGTACTTCGTCGTCGCGGCGATCATCGGCGTCGTCGTCCTGGGTGAATCACTGACGATCCAGAACGCCGCTGGGATCGGATTCGCCGTCCTCGCCGTCGTCTTGCTCGCGAACTGA
- a CDS encoding transcription initiation factor IIB, producing the protein MNETLVTQTDQEATDRTDQRDRTGQTDRTTSDARVRTCPECDGRIAHDAEHGERACAECGLVLDDDEIDRGPEWRSFSDAESNARSRVGAPTSDLVHDKGLSTVIDWRDKDAYGNRLSSQKRAQLQRLRTWDERFRTKSAQERNLKQAFGELERMASALGLPDPCRETAGVLYRRAVQEELLPGRSIEAMTTACLYAAARRHDTPRTLVEFETVSRVEKLPIQRAYRYVSQELGLAMEPADPVHYLRQYASDLEVSSDAERLAREMLETAKERGVHSGKSPAGLAAAAVYSASRLTNETVTQSTVSDTANVSEVTIRNRYQELLEVYGEHGDG; encoded by the coding sequence ATGAACGAGACACTCGTCACCCAGACCGACCAGGAAGCGACCGACCGGACCGACCAGCGCGACAGGACCGGGCAGACCGACCGGACGACCAGCGACGCTCGAGTTCGGACGTGTCCGGAGTGCGACGGGCGAATCGCACACGACGCGGAGCACGGCGAACGCGCGTGCGCCGAATGCGGGCTGGTCCTCGACGACGACGAAATCGACCGCGGCCCCGAGTGGCGGTCGTTCTCCGACGCGGAGTCGAACGCGCGAAGCCGCGTCGGCGCGCCGACCAGCGACCTCGTGCACGACAAGGGGCTCAGCACCGTCATCGACTGGCGTGACAAGGATGCCTACGGCAATCGTCTCTCGTCTCAGAAGCGGGCACAGCTCCAGCGACTGCGAACCTGGGACGAACGCTTCCGGACGAAGAGCGCCCAGGAGCGAAACCTCAAACAGGCGTTCGGGGAGCTCGAGCGCATGGCGTCGGCGCTCGGGTTGCCGGATCCGTGCCGCGAGACGGCTGGCGTCCTCTACCGGCGAGCCGTCCAGGAGGAACTGCTCCCTGGGCGATCTATCGAGGCGATGACGACCGCCTGCCTGTACGCCGCCGCTCGACGCCACGACACCCCGCGCACGCTGGTCGAGTTCGAGACGGTCAGCCGGGTCGAAAAACTGCCGATCCAGCGGGCCTACCGGTACGTCTCCCAGGAACTCGGGCTCGCGATGGAGCCGGCCGATCCGGTTCACTATCTTCGTCAGTACGCCTCGGACCTCGAGGTCAGCAGCGACGCCGAGCGCCTCGCCCGCGAGATGCTCGAGACGGCGAAGGAACGCGGCGTCCACAGCGGGAAGAGTCCGGCGGGACTCGCGGCCGCGGCCGTCTACTCCGCGTCGCGTCTGACGAACGAGACGGTCACCCAGTCGACCGTCAGCGACACCGCGAACGTGAGCGAGGTCACCATCCGGAACCGGTACCAGGAACTGCTCGAGGTCTACGGCGAACACGGTGACGGATAG
- a CDS encoding transcriptional regulator codes for MHQAHLERPILRALEEGSSMHVIDLAERLEAHPVTVDLACDRLYEEGCLAPSRQGTYAVTDRGRRRLEASVDG; via the coding sequence ATGCACCAGGCACACCTCGAGCGACCGATCCTGCGTGCCCTTGAGGAGGGGTCGTCGATGCACGTAATCGACCTCGCCGAACGTCTCGAGGCGCACCCGGTGACGGTGGACCTGGCGTGTGATCGCCTCTACGAAGAGGGCTGTCTGGCTCCGTCCAGGCAGGGCACGTACGCGGTTACCGACCGCGGACGGCGGCGACTCGAGGCGAGCGTCGATGGATGA
- a CDS encoding ATP-NAD kinase family protein: MDTLGVVVNPIAGMGGRVGLKGTDGKVAEARRRGAEPRAPERAVEALEALARRRPDLTLYAAAGPMGEDAARAAGYDPEVVYEPSCVAGDGSEGSEDDETNDHGDSSETSADDTKAAVRAFLERGVDLVLFVGGDGTAVDVAEVLSEADGERETPMLGVPAGVKIYSSVFGVTPTDAGRIAAEFDRVEDREVNDIDEDAYREGEVQAELRAVVPVPVASGVQSSKQLSSGSVDALAEGFADEVEPETTYVFGPGSTVGAIESALGIDPSPLGVDVWRDGEVLARDASESEILAVLEEPAVIVVSPIGGQGFVFGRGNHQISPAVIERADIEVVASDDKLDGVGQLRVDTDDEAVDESLRGWMHVRTGRFTTRLLKVV; encoded by the coding sequence ATGGACACGCTCGGGGTCGTCGTCAATCCGATCGCCGGCATGGGCGGCCGCGTCGGACTCAAGGGAACCGACGGGAAGGTCGCGGAAGCGCGTCGTCGCGGGGCCGAACCTCGCGCACCAGAGCGGGCGGTCGAAGCCCTCGAGGCGCTCGCACGACGCCGGCCCGATCTGACGCTCTACGCCGCTGCGGGCCCCATGGGTGAGGACGCGGCTCGAGCAGCGGGGTACGATCCCGAGGTCGTCTACGAGCCGTCGTGCGTCGCCGGTGATGGCAGTGAAGGCAGCGAGGACGATGAGACGAACGACCACGGCGATTCGTCGGAGACGTCGGCCGACGACACGAAAGCCGCCGTTCGCGCGTTCCTCGAGCGCGGCGTCGACCTCGTGCTGTTCGTCGGCGGCGACGGGACGGCCGTCGACGTGGCCGAGGTGCTCTCCGAGGCCGACGGCGAGAGGGAGACGCCCATGCTCGGCGTTCCTGCGGGCGTCAAGATCTACTCCTCCGTCTTCGGCGTCACACCAACCGACGCGGGGCGGATCGCCGCCGAGTTCGACCGCGTCGAGGACCGCGAGGTCAACGACATCGACGAGGACGCCTACCGCGAGGGCGAGGTCCAGGCCGAACTCCGGGCGGTCGTCCCCGTCCCCGTCGCGAGCGGCGTCCAGTCGAGCAAACAGCTCTCGAGCGGGAGCGTCGACGCGCTCGCGGAGGGGTTCGCCGACGAGGTCGAGCCGGAAACGACCTACGTCTTCGGACCCGGAAGCACCGTCGGCGCGATCGAGTCCGCCCTCGGAATCGACCCCTCGCCGCTGGGCGTCGACGTCTGGCGCGACGGCGAGGTGCTGGCCCGCGACGCGAGTGAGTCCGAGATCCTGGCGGTGCTCGAGGAGCCCGCCGTGATCGTCGTCTCACCCATCGGCGGCCAGGGGTTCGTCTTCGGGCGGGGTAACCACCAGATCTCCCCCGCAGTGATCGAACGAGCGGACATCGAGGTGGTCGCCAGCGACGACAAACTCGACGGCGTCGGCCAGCTACGGGTCGATACGGACGACGAGGCGGTCGACGAGTCCCTCCGCGGGTGGATGCACGTTCGCACCGGTCGGTTCACGACGCGGTTGTTGAAGGTGGTCTGA
- a CDS encoding HalOD1 output domain-containing protein: MTAPSSTHPGTPAATVPRTTSFTHDWADGDDDLATRIVEAVAEITDQDETHVERLYDRLDPDSLNSLFSRTDTDRYAGDGLVMFTLEGCTVTVYGSGLVVVQRA; encoded by the coding sequence ATGACCGCACCATCATCAACCCACCCCGGTACGCCCGCTGCAACCGTTCCACGAACGACCTCGTTCACCCACGACTGGGCGGACGGCGACGACGATCTCGCGACCAGGATCGTTGAGGCCGTCGCCGAGATCACCGACCAGGACGAGACCCACGTCGAGCGCCTCTACGACCGACTCGATCCGGACTCGCTCAACAGCCTCTTTTCCCGGACCGACACGGATCGGTACGCCGGAGACGGCCTGGTGATGTTCACGCTCGAGGGGTGTACCGTCACCGTTTACGGCTCCGGACTGGTCGTCGTCCAGCGGGCCTGA
- a CDS encoding bifunctional metallophosphatase/5'-nucleotidase, whose translation MAPRLLHYSDLENAYDDPARLGRLAHLIRERRSDETLLCDTGDTTAPGLLSMETRGRHVERFYRAVEPDLATFGNHDFDNGRDALESVVANSPQTWLTANLLESATDERFASERGVERTALRSVGGTRIGFVGVTDPETVRPHPCTQSLTAEDPVPAVERAVDALADRGAETVVVLSHAGHADDDIARLEGVDLVLGGHVHDVRAERVDGTFVVHPGQRGSLLAEVRLTPEGATANLHDVPAAPVATDVADAYRDLRAELGLEQPIAEAQTPIPRTVTECYPESAVGNTVGDAIRWAANADLAVYNAMSLRSGPPLSGAVTVGDLRSAVPFDNEIRTAQLDGEEVTTLLESLATPGPDLEVFGHLSGGRVRWRRTERDLEFESATIGGDSVEAAATYTVAAPAFAFEHRLFDPLGPGRVVDVHGRCHPALVEYVDRYGLSTVEGRMTATVDDAPDSVRSLRE comes from the coding sequence ATGGCTCCCCGACTGCTCCACTACTCCGACCTCGAGAACGCCTACGACGACCCCGCTCGCCTCGGCCGACTCGCGCACCTGATCCGCGAGCGTCGAAGCGACGAGACCCTGCTCTGTGACACCGGCGACACCACCGCGCCGGGACTGCTCTCGATGGAGACGCGCGGTCGCCACGTCGAACGATTCTACCGGGCCGTCGAACCCGATCTGGCGACCTTCGGTAACCACGACTTCGACAACGGCCGGGACGCCCTCGAGTCCGTCGTCGCGAACTCTCCACAGACCTGGCTCACGGCGAATCTCCTCGAGTCGGCGACCGACGAGCGGTTCGCCAGCGAGCGGGGCGTCGAACGGACCGCCCTTCGATCCGTCGGAGGCACCCGAATCGGCTTCGTCGGCGTCACCGATCCGGAGACCGTTCGGCCGCACCCGTGCACCCAGTCGCTGACGGCCGAGGACCCGGTTCCGGCGGTCGAACGGGCGGTCGACGCGCTGGCAGACCGGGGCGCGGAGACCGTCGTCGTCCTCTCACACGCCGGTCACGCCGACGACGATATCGCCCGACTCGAGGGCGTCGACCTCGTGCTCGGTGGGCACGTCCACGACGTCCGGGCCGAGCGCGTCGACGGCACCTTTGTGGTCCATCCGGGCCAGCGCGGGAGCCTGCTGGCCGAGGTGCGACTGACTCCCGAGGGGGCCACGGCCAACCTCCACGACGTGCCCGCCGCCCCGGTCGCGACCGACGTGGCCGACGCCTACCGCGACCTGCGGGCCGAACTCGGCCTCGAGCAACCGATCGCCGAGGCGCAGACGCCGATTCCCCGGACCGTCACCGAGTGCTACCCCGAGAGCGCGGTCGGCAACACTGTCGGTGACGCCATCCGCTGGGCCGCCAACGCCGACCTCGCGGTGTACAACGCGATGTCGCTTCGAAGCGGCCCGCCGCTATCCGGCGCCGTCACGGTCGGCGACCTCCGGTCGGCCGTCCCCTTCGACAACGAGATCCGAACTGCCCAACTGGACGGTGAGGAGGTCACCACCCTGCTCGAGAGCCTGGCGACGCCCGGCCCCGACCTCGAGGTGTTCGGCCACCTCAGCGGCGGGCGCGTTCGCTGGCGTCGCACCGAACGCGACCTCGAATTCGAGTCGGCGACGATTGGCGGGGATTCTGTGGAGGCGGCGGCGACGTACACCGTGGCAGCACCGGCGTTCGCGTTCGAGCACCGGCTGTTCGACCCGCTCGGGCCCGGCCGCGTCGTCGACGTTCACGGCCGATGTCACCCCGCGCTGGTCGAGTACGTCGACCGATACGGGCTCTCGACAGTCGAGGGGCGCATGACGGCGACCGTCGACGACGCGCCGGACTCGGTTCGATCGCTCAGGGAGTGA